The proteins below are encoded in one region of Verrucomicrobiota bacterium:
- a CDS encoding periplasmic heavy metal sensor — MKKLILLLVVLLAVGAGAYWLTYTVATKKKQSYMLSTDQKTLAWLQKEYQLSPGQIEKVKTLHDDYQPVCIELCGKINESNELVKKMINRSDVLTPDLATALDENARIRTECHRNMLEHVYAVAAVMSPEQSKRYLLMMSTYMMSPSRSIDDASRNQEKSTPHDHGGH, encoded by the coding sequence ATGAAAAAACTCATTCTCCTCTTGGTTGTGTTGCTGGCAGTGGGAGCTGGGGCTTATTGGCTGACCTACACCGTGGCGACAAAAAAGAAACAGTCTTATATGCTTTCCACCGACCAGAAAACTCTGGCATGGCTGCAAAAAGAATACCAACTTTCCCCCGGACAAATCGAGAAGGTGAAAACCCTCCATGACGACTATCAACCCGTCTGTATCGAGCTTTGCGGTAAAATCAACGAGTCGAATGAACTTGTGAAAAAAATGATCAACCGTAGTGACGTCCTCACCCCAGACCTCGCCACTGCCCTAGATGAAAATGCTCGTATCCGGACCGAGTGCCACCGCAATATGCTCGAACACGTCTATGCCGTAGCGGCCGTGATGAGTCCCGAACAATCAAAACGTTATCTCTTGATGATGTCCACATACATGATGTCCCCGAGCCGTTCTATCGACGACGCGTCCCGAAATCAGGAAAAAAGTACTCCTCATGATCATGGCGGACATTAA
- the der gene encoding ribosome biogenesis GTPase Der produces MSNVQKQLVAIVGRPNVGKSALFNKLAHRQIAIVHDMPGTTRDRILAEVLHHDFVFDLMDTGGIGVETDDPLRHVVNTEVEVAIESADLILFAVDAKTGLHPVDKEVATKLRRSKKPVFLIVNKLDNGKQQFDAAEFSRLGFEDVFHTSAVHGIGILTLADTIAEKVGRKRDYEEEKVTRPTKMAIVGKPNVGKSSLVNKLLEDERTIVSPIAGTTRDSVDLPFYLKRGDTTKPYVLIDTAGIRHRSKVSSSVEVFSVMRAEKSIERADLAVLVLDAETGVLNQDKKIAGFVQKLLKPLFIVVNKWDLALEQNSLRRGIKSFREEYEEALKKELFFCRYAEVIFISAKTGHNISAFTDAIQNVERNLKTKISTGELNRVLNKAIAEYLPPMKGTKRLKIYYAVQKASERDLTIPTFILFVNNPDLFSDQYDAYLCNRFREQFALSGCPILFELRSAHEARNH; encoded by the coding sequence ATGAGTAATGTACAAAAACAATTGGTTGCAATCGTCGGTCGTCCGAATGTCGGCAAGTCGGCCCTTTTTAATAAACTGGCCCACCGGCAAATCGCCATTGTCCATGATATGCCCGGGACGACACGTGACCGGATCCTGGCCGAAGTCTTGCACCATGACTTCGTTTTTGACCTGATGGATACCGGCGGTATCGGTGTCGAAACAGACGATCCCCTGCGCCATGTGGTTAATACCGAAGTCGAGGTGGCGATCGAATCCGCTGACCTGATCCTTTTTGCCGTGGATGCCAAAACCGGACTCCACCCGGTCGATAAAGAGGTCGCAACCAAATTGCGCCGCTCGAAGAAACCCGTATTCCTCATCGTTAATAAACTCGACAATGGCAAACAACAATTTGACGCTGCGGAGTTCTCCCGCCTCGGGTTTGAAGATGTCTTCCACACTTCCGCAGTCCACGGGATCGGCATCCTGACACTGGCCGACACCATCGCAGAAAAGGTCGGGCGAAAACGTGATTATGAGGAAGAAAAAGTCACTCGCCCTACTAAGATGGCGATTGTCGGAAAACCCAATGTCGGCAAATCATCGCTCGTCAATAAACTATTAGAAGATGAACGCACCATCGTCTCGCCCATCGCCGGCACGACCCGCGATTCCGTTGACCTTCCCTTTTATCTCAAGCGTGGGGACACCACCAAACCTTACGTCCTCATTGATACTGCCGGTATCCGTCACCGTAGCAAGGTCTCCAGCTCCGTCGAGGTCTTTAGCGTCATGCGTGCGGAGAAATCGATCGAACGTGCCGACTTGGCCGTGCTCGTCCTCGACGCGGAAACTGGCGTCCTTAACCAGGATAAAAAAATCGCCGGGTTTGTCCAAAAACTCCTCAAACCCCTTTTTATCGTCGTAAATAAATGGGATCTCGCTCTCGAGCAGAATAGTTTACGTCGGGGGATCAAAAGTTTCCGCGAAGAGTATGAAGAAGCCTTGAAAAAAGAACTCTTTTTCTGCCGTTACGCCGAGGTCATTTTTATCTCTGCGAAAACCGGTCACAATATCTCCGCCTTCACCGATGCCATTCAGAATGTCGAACGCAATCTCAAGACAAAAATCTCCACCGGCGAGCTCAACCGCGTCCTGAATAAAGCCATCGCCGAATACCTGCCACCGATGAAGGGTACAAAACGGTTGAAAATTTATTATGCCGTTCAAAAAGCCTCTGAACGCGACCTAACCATCCCGACATTCATCCTTTTTGTGAATAACCCCGACCTTTTCAGCGACCAGTATGATGCCTACCTCTGCAACCGTTTCCGTGAGCAATTTGCTCTGTCGGGTTGTCCCATCCTTTTTGAACTCCGTTCCGCCCACGAAGCCCGGAATCATTAA
- a CDS encoding sigma-70 family RNA polymerase sigma factor produces the protein MIMADINNGDDDILMQRLSSGDDLALNEIMRRWKEPLLHFMARYISQHEEALDLAQETFVRVYQARERYKPGSKFSTWLFTIAANLCKNHLRWVSRHAQVSLDDSPSDSDGEKGLTMADRLAHPDSGPEDEFLAQERATAVRSAIRSLSHEQKTAIILFEYDDMPVVQIAEILECSPKAAENHLYRARLALKKVLERFING, from the coding sequence ATGATCATGGCGGACATTAATAACGGCGACGACGACATCCTCATGCAAAGGCTCAGCAGCGGGGACGACCTTGCCCTCAATGAGATTATGCGCCGCTGGAAAGAGCCATTGCTCCATTTCATGGCCAGGTATATATCCCAACATGAGGAAGCCCTCGACCTCGCCCAAGAAACATTTGTCCGAGTTTATCAGGCCCGTGAACGTTATAAACCGGGTTCAAAATTCTCCACCTGGCTTTTTACCATTGCCGCAAACCTCTGCAAAAACCATCTCCGCTGGGTTTCACGGCACGCCCAAGTTTCCTTGGACGACTCCCCCTCAGATTCCGACGGTGAAAAAGGGCTAACCATGGCTGATCGATTGGCCCACCCGGATTCCGGGCCGGAGGATGAGTTTTTAGCCCAGGAACGGGCCACGGCGGTTCGCTCAGCCATCCGCAGCCTGTCACATGAGCAAAAAACGGCCATCATCCTCTTCGAGTACGATGATATGCCCGTAGTGCAAATTGCGGAAATACTGGAATGTTCACCTAAAGCAGCGGAAAACCACCTTTATCGAGCCCGGTTGGCATTAAAAAAAGTGCTGGAACGGTTTATTAATGGATAA
- a CDS encoding DUF2231 domain-containing protein — MTFSPTRLRVILFCAQFAFLTAMTSAQVVTNDYCPVLPDEKVEPNLSVQYEGKTVFLCCGGCVKKFKANPTAYLGNLPQFKTVTDQQVIKQPGVEKATPQQLVAAEHGFWLQFAGWLGRFHVLVVHFPIALFILAALAEVIAMFSAGAQWRQIAGYNLFFSTLSAICASALGWILAIGWTGTPEILATLEKHRTMGLTFTGLSVFCLLLWWIQGKRKIFLLRAFYLFALFAGVIIVCLTGHLGATLVYGANYFKW; from the coding sequence ATGACTTTTTCTCCCACCCGCCTGAGGGTGATCCTATTTTGTGCGCAATTTGCTTTTCTGACAGCGATGACTTCAGCCCAAGTGGTGACAAATGATTATTGCCCTGTCCTGCCCGATGAAAAAGTGGAACCAAACCTCTCGGTCCAATACGAAGGAAAAACTGTTTTTTTGTGTTGCGGTGGTTGTGTAAAGAAATTCAAGGCAAATCCGACTGCCTACTTGGGAAATTTGCCTCAGTTTAAAACTGTCACTGATCAACAAGTGATCAAACAGCCCGGAGTGGAAAAGGCTACACCGCAACAACTTGTAGCGGCAGAACACGGGTTCTGGCTTCAGTTCGCCGGTTGGCTGGGCCGTTTCCACGTTCTCGTAGTCCATTTCCCGATCGCCCTTTTTATTTTGGCGGCATTAGCGGAGGTCATCGCGATGTTTAGTGCGGGTGCACAATGGCGGCAAATAGCGGGTTATAACCTGTTTTTTTCCACTTTAAGTGCGATTTGCGCGAGTGCACTGGGTTGGATATTGGCCATTGGCTGGACCGGCACCCCTGAGATTTTGGCCACACTTGAAAAACACCGGACGATGGGACTGACATTCACGGGCCTAAGCGTTTTTTGCCTGCTGCTGTGGTGGATACAGGGGAAACGTAAGATATTCTTGTTAAGAGCCTTCTATCTTTTCGCCCTTTTTGCAGGTGTCATCATTGTTTGTCTGACCGGGCATTTGGGTGCCACACTGGTCTATGGAGCGAATTATTTTAAATGGTGA
- a CDS encoding glycoside hydrolase family 36 protein, producing the protein MADFTLAIKTLSKFTLGDMIAEYQIINEWKRVGLRLYPKSKAKAVVKQRAHINDMPEIQSIIRANFLSYIPANLPECLVQIACAGEGHQAETLRGADSTGALKFTSQAVEKKGNATTIKTFLQHENGLSVVHHLVYIKGEKYFRSFSSVTNGTQETKRVELLSSFSLTGISPFVKDDQPGRLNVHRLRSSWSAEGRHLDQPVEELNLERSWLNFFYRIERFGQVGSRALEAWYPFVGVEDKKENVFWGAHIAWSGSWQMEISRKDDAINLMGGLADRDFGHWFKDLSPKQSLTSPEAILTVCEGSFDDVTQRLTSAAIGAVEKQPKIEREMPMLFNEWCTTWGKPTHDRLAQLAHTLKETGVKFLVIDAGWFAKKATDNWGDNGDWIPNSERFPQGLRATCQAIAAEGLIPGIWFEFENVSAGADAYGKVEHMLSRDGHLLMPGKRFWDFRDPWVIDYLSERVIGLLRDCGFGYMKIDYNGSVGIGVDGAESLGEGLRQHIQGVHEFIRKVRRELPHLVIENCASGGTRLDPLMMELCAQGSFSDAHESIEIPIIAANMHWMIQPRQSQVWAVLQKGDSLHRLTYSLAATCLGRLCLSGDYDLLSAEQKDVVIAGCAFYKKVSPIIRDGWSQRQGSGVTSWRHPRGWQAVVRTSTNGKKLLVVAHTFGKPGKKPLQIALPKGKWKIKGAYDSLTKSKPTVKAGKLLIPVEGEFRGFVYELGRE; encoded by the coding sequence ATGGCTGACTTTACACTTGCGATTAAAACGCTTTCGAAATTCACCCTCGGCGACATGATCGCTGAGTACCAGATCATTAATGAATGGAAACGTGTGGGCCTGCGGTTGTACCCGAAATCAAAGGCTAAAGCCGTGGTCAAACAACGGGCTCATATTAATGACATGCCGGAAATCCAATCCATTATCCGTGCAAATTTTCTCTCCTATATCCCAGCGAATCTCCCCGAGTGTCTGGTGCAAATAGCATGTGCGGGTGAGGGGCACCAGGCCGAGACTCTCCGTGGGGCCGACTCGACAGGAGCATTAAAATTCACCTCCCAAGCCGTCGAGAAAAAGGGGAATGCGACCACGATAAAAACTTTCCTCCAACATGAGAATGGGCTCAGCGTCGTCCACCACCTTGTTTACATCAAAGGCGAAAAGTATTTCCGCAGCTTCTCCTCAGTGACTAATGGCACTCAGGAAACCAAACGCGTCGAACTCCTTTCGAGCTTTTCGCTGACCGGGATCAGTCCCTTTGTCAAAGATGACCAACCGGGCCGGCTCAATGTCCACCGCCTACGCTCCAGCTGGAGTGCCGAAGGCCGCCATCTGGATCAGCCTGTCGAGGAACTTAACCTAGAGCGTTCTTGGCTGAATTTCTTTTACCGCATCGAACGTTTCGGACAGGTCGGCTCACGCGCACTGGAGGCTTGGTATCCCTTTGTCGGGGTGGAGGACAAAAAAGAAAATGTTTTCTGGGGCGCGCATATTGCGTGGAGTGGCTCCTGGCAAATGGAGATATCTCGAAAAGACGACGCGATCAATCTCATGGGCGGCCTGGCGGATCGCGATTTCGGGCATTGGTTTAAGGATCTCTCGCCGAAGCAATCGCTGACCTCGCCCGAAGCGATCTTGACGGTTTGTGAGGGTTCCTTCGACGATGTGACCCAGCGTCTGACCAGCGCAGCGATTGGGGCCGTGGAGAAGCAACCCAAAATCGAGCGAGAAATGCCAATGCTTTTCAATGAATGGTGCACGACCTGGGGCAAGCCCACGCACGATCGCCTCGCACAGCTCGCCCACACGCTCAAGGAGACGGGTGTGAAGTTCCTGGTGATCGATGCCGGATGGTTTGCGAAAAAAGCGACGGATAACTGGGGCGACAATGGTGACTGGATTCCTAATAGCGAGCGTTTTCCACAGGGACTGCGCGCCACCTGTCAGGCCATTGCCGCCGAGGGTCTTATTCCAGGCATTTGGTTCGAGTTCGAGAATGTGAGTGCCGGTGCAGACGCCTACGGAAAGGTCGAGCACATGCTCAGCCGTGATGGGCATCTACTGATGCCGGGAAAGCGTTTTTGGGACTTTCGTGATCCGTGGGTGATTGATTACCTCTCGGAGCGTGTCATTGGGCTGCTGCGGGATTGTGGCTTTGGCTATATGAAAATCGACTATAATGGCTCGGTAGGAATCGGCGTCGATGGAGCCGAGTCACTGGGCGAGGGTCTGCGCCAGCACATCCAGGGCGTCCATGAGTTTATCCGCAAAGTGCGCCGCGAGCTCCCCCATCTGGTCATCGAGAACTGCGCTTCGGGCGGCACTCGCCTAGACCCGCTGATGATGGAGCTCTGCGCGCAGGGCTCTTTCTCCGACGCTCACGAATCGATCGAGATCCCGATTATCGCAGCAAATATGCACTGGATGATCCAACCCAGACAGAGTCAGGTCTGGGCAGTGCTCCAAAAAGGAGACTCCCTCCACCGTCTGACCTACTCCCTGGCGGCCACATGCCTGGGGCGACTGTGCCTATCGGGAGATTACGACTTGCTGAGTGCGGAGCAGAAAGATGTCGTGATAGCAGGATGCGCTTTTTATAAAAAAGTCTCCCCCATTATCCGTGACGGCTGGTCACAGCGCCAAGGCTCAGGAGTCACCAGTTGGCGCCATCCGCGGGGTTGGCAAGCCGTGGTTCGCACCAGTACCAATGGTAAAAAACTCCTCGTCGTCGCTCATACCTTTGGTAAACCCGGCAAAAAACCCTTGCAAATCGCCCTGCCTAAAGGCAAATGGAAAATCAAGGGTGCCTACGATTCCCTCACTAAATCAAAGCCCACGGTCAAAGCAGGCAAGTTGCTCATCCCCGTCGAAGGCGAATTCCGCGGGTTTGTGTATGAGCTGGGGCGCGAGTAG
- a CDS encoding CDP-alcohol phosphatidyltransferase family protein: MTLPNYITIFRILLIPVFVLLVLEYKFSPYEKAGQHLLLLSAFIIFVTAALSDFVDGYLARKFHQVSVLGKILDPIADKGLQFAGLIVLSIPDGRAMSHFPIWFIVLYFTRDILLLIWIVSVNHLGKKVTVQPHWSGKVSTALLMALISYALLNVDWFPFSYGVWAVAIFIFWSLVVYLRVGIKDINEYLSQTDKT; encoded by the coding sequence ATGACATTGCCCAATTACATCACGATTTTCCGGATCTTACTCATTCCGGTTTTTGTCCTCTTGGTGCTTGAATACAAATTTAGCCCCTACGAGAAAGCGGGCCAGCACCTCTTGCTCCTCAGTGCCTTTATTATATTTGTGACCGCTGCATTAAGCGATTTTGTGGACGGTTATCTCGCCAGGAAATTCCACCAAGTCAGTGTGTTGGGCAAAATCCTCGATCCCATCGCGGATAAAGGCCTGCAATTTGCGGGGCTCATCGTCCTGAGTATCCCCGATGGCCGGGCCATGTCACACTTCCCGATTTGGTTCATCGTCTTGTATTTCACCCGGGACATTCTCCTTTTAATCTGGATCGTCAGTGTGAATCACCTCGGCAAAAAAGTCACTGTCCAGCCCCACTGGAGTGGCAAAGTCTCCACCGCCCTGCTCATGGCCCTGATTAGTTATGCCCTGCTCAATGTTGATTGGTTCCCCTTCTCCTACGGCGTCTGGGCCGTTGCCATTTTCATCTTCTGGTCCCTAGTCGTTTACCTCCGCGTCGGCATCAAAGACATCAATGAATACCTCAGCCAGACTGACAAAACTTAA